A single region of the Corallococcus caeni genome encodes:
- a CDS encoding tetratricopeptide repeat protein, giving the protein MPDAEGAMPPEVEAKEKMDRARACIRSGDLDEAIPLCDEVYRRFTLSKSPALQLQVARALGHRGAALSEKGMFREALVHFDEVERRFWSPRRPELWEGIAWGMLYRARVLLEMNQEPMCSNWLERLLSRFGASAQRPDLRVPVEMARTAVLAAHNQAERFEASLSLSEELLKEYDGKEDPFLVEQTAVALLQRAIALQGLGHVDEALEAFDEVDVRYSEDPDPRLRALVSTALMGRAIVLLREEFLPEALSALDAILEHAGPNPSRRLLEPVNFAKFHHEVVERELRLERERRARRPKPPPLARPKPR; this is encoded by the coding sequence ATGCCGGACGCTGAAGGGGCGATGCCGCCGGAGGTGGAGGCGAAGGAGAAGATGGACCGGGCGCGCGCGTGCATCCGCTCGGGCGACCTGGACGAGGCGATTCCCCTCTGTGACGAGGTGTACCGACGCTTCACGCTGTCGAAGTCACCGGCGCTCCAGCTCCAGGTGGCGCGGGCGCTGGGGCACCGGGGCGCGGCGCTTTCGGAGAAGGGGATGTTCCGCGAGGCGCTCGTCCACTTCGACGAGGTGGAGCGCCGCTTCTGGAGTCCGCGCAGGCCCGAGCTGTGGGAGGGCATCGCGTGGGGGATGCTGTACCGGGCCCGCGTGCTCCTGGAGATGAACCAGGAGCCCATGTGCAGCAACTGGCTGGAGCGGTTGCTGAGCCGCTTCGGGGCCTCCGCGCAGCGGCCCGACCTGCGCGTTCCGGTGGAGATGGCGCGCACGGCGGTGCTCGCCGCCCACAACCAGGCGGAGCGGTTCGAGGCGTCGCTGAGCCTGTCCGAGGAACTCCTGAAGGAGTACGACGGAAAGGAGGATCCGTTCCTGGTGGAGCAGACGGCGGTGGCGCTGCTGCAGCGGGCCATCGCACTCCAGGGGCTGGGGCACGTGGATGAAGCGCTGGAGGCGTTCGACGAGGTGGACGTGCGCTACAGCGAGGACCCGGACCCGAGGTTGAGAGCCCTGGTCTCCACCGCGCTCATGGGCCGGGCCATCGTGTTGCTCCGGGAGGAGTTCCTGCCCGAAGCGCTCTCCGCGCTGGACGCCATCCTCGAACACGCCGGCCCGAACCCGAGCCGGCGGCTGCTGGAGCCCGTGAACTTCGCGAAGTTCCACCACGAGGTCGTCGAGCGCGAGCTGCGACTCGAACGTGAGCGGAGGGCCCGGAGGCCGAAGCCCCCGCCCCTTGCCAGGCCGAAGCCGCGTTAG
- a CDS encoding Uma2 family endonuclease, producing MAYGAKPLEGPATFADIEALPEGVVGEIIDGTLYTQARPRAAHGYFELRLFRELDEAFQLGEEGPGGWWLMTEPGIRVGGSPEFSPDLAGWRRERVPTFPKGQWTDVPDWACEILSPSTRAYDTRIKRPFYARIGIKHLWFIDLDVRTLTVSELRDGLWVEVGVYGEEDDLIRAPPFEERDLRLGWLWKLLPPPG from the coding sequence ATGGCCTATGGCGCGAAACCACTCGAAGGTCCGGCGACCTTCGCTGACATCGAGGCCCTGCCCGAGGGCGTGGTGGGCGAGATCATCGATGGGACGCTGTATACGCAGGCGCGGCCGCGCGCCGCGCATGGCTATTTCGAACTGAGGCTCTTCCGGGAGTTGGATGAGGCCTTCCAATTGGGCGAGGAAGGACCGGGCGGCTGGTGGCTCATGACCGAGCCCGGCATCCGGGTGGGCGGCTCTCCGGAGTTCAGTCCGGATCTCGCGGGCTGGCGGCGCGAGCGGGTGCCCACCTTCCCCAAGGGACAGTGGACCGATGTCCCCGACTGGGCGTGCGAAATCCTGTCACCGTCCACGCGGGCCTACGACACGCGCATCAAACGGCCGTTCTACGCACGCATCGGCATCAAGCACCTGTGGTTCATCGATCTGGACGTGCGCACGCTCACCGTGAGCGAGCTGCGGGACGGGCTCTGGGTGGAGGTGGGCGTCTACGGCGAGGAAGACGACCTCATCCGCGCCCCGCCCTTCGAGGAGCGCGACCTGCGGCTGGGCTGGCTCTGGAAGTTGCTTCCGCCTCCGGGCTAA